From Chryseobacterium shandongense, the proteins below share one genomic window:
- a CDS encoding anion permease translates to MKEINIKNTAITFAAALIIWFIPVPEGVSENAWHLFAIFAATILGIILKAAPMGTMCMMAIGFTALTQVVAPGDAGKSITKALSGFGDKVIWLIGISFFIARGFIKTGLGNRIAFLFIRIFGKSSLGLAYGLGLADVCLAPAIPSNTARGGGIIYPIMKSMAISFDSVPEKPETHRKLGSYLTLNSYYMNLISSSMFLTGTASNPMCQKFAANLGINITWMSWAAAGFIPGLAAFFIVPLVLYKLYPPELKKTGDAPRMAAEKLKEMGPISKNEWLMLLAFFILLALWIFGGSLSIDATTTAFIGLTLLLLTSVLTWEDVKSEKGAWDTIVWFAVLVMMASSLNELGFIGWFSDLIKQKIGGMTWTVAFPVIVLVYFFSHYIFASATAHVAAMYAALLGVGVAVGIPPMLLAMMLGFLGSIYGVLTHYGHGPAPVFFGSGYVDLKSWWLRGLEIGIVLLIIYMGLGGIWMKVLGYY, encoded by the coding sequence ATGAAAGAAATAAATATTAAAAATACTGCGATTACTTTTGCAGCTGCGCTCATCATCTGGTTCATTCCTGTTCCGGAAGGGGTCAGCGAAAATGCGTGGCATCTTTTTGCGATTTTTGCCGCCACAATTTTAGGAATCATCCTTAAAGCGGCACCAATGGGTACCATGTGTATGATGGCCATCGGCTTCACTGCGCTTACACAGGTTGTTGCTCCGGGAGATGCTGGTAAATCCATAACCAAAGCACTTTCAGGGTTTGGAGATAAAGTAATTTGGCTAATCGGAATATCGTTTTTTATCGCGAGAGGTTTTATCAAAACCGGATTGGGAAACCGCATTGCATTTTTATTCATCAGGATTTTCGGTAAAAGTTCTCTGGGACTGGCTTATGGATTGGGATTAGCAGATGTTTGCCTTGCCCCGGCAATTCCGAGCAATACGGCAAGAGGCGGCGGAATTATTTACCCGATTATGAAATCAATGGCCATCAGCTTCGATTCGGTGCCGGAAAAACCGGAAACCCACAGGAAGTTGGGTTCATATCTTACGCTTAACAGCTACTACATGAATCTGATTTCGTCTTCCATGTTTTTAACAGGAACAGCCAGTAACCCGATGTGCCAAAAATTCGCCGCCAACCTGGGAATCAATATTACCTGGATGTCCTGGGCTGCAGCCGGCTTTATTCCGGGGTTGGCTGCATTCTTTATTGTTCCTCTGGTTTTATACAAACTCTATCCGCCTGAATTAAAAAAGACAGGTGATGCTCCGAGAATGGCTGCCGAAAAACTAAAAGAAATGGGACCCATCAGTAAAAATGAATGGCTGATGCTGCTGGCATTTTTTATACTTCTTGCTCTCTGGATTTTTGGCGGAAGTCTTTCTATTGACGCTACAACAACAGCCTTTATTGGTCTTACATTATTATTGCTGACCTCGGTTCTTACCTGGGAAGATGTAAAATCTGAAAAAGGCGCATGGGATACGATTGTATGGTTTGCGGTTCTTGTGATGATGGCAAGCTCCTTAAATGAACTTGGATTTATAGGATGGTTCAGTGATCTTATCAAACAAAAAATCGGCGGAATGACCTGGACTGTTGCTTTCCCTGTCATTGTTCTGGTGTATTTTTTCAGTCATTATATTTTTGCCAGTGCAACGGCACACGTTGCAGCCATGTATGCAGCTTTATTAGGCGTAGGTGTTGCAGTAGGAATTCCTCCCATGCTTTTGGCAATGATGCTTGGTTTTTTAGGTTCGATTTATGGAGTACTTACCCATTACGGACACGGCCCGGCTCCGGTATTCTTCGGAAGTGGTTATGTCGATCTGAAATCGTGGTGGCTTCGTGGCCTTGAAATCGGAATTGTTTTATTGATTATTTATATGGGACTTGGCGGAATCTGGATGAAAGTTCTAGGATATTACTAA
- a CDS encoding linear amide C-N hydrolase, producing MNKFYLSLLSAALSLGVWTHLEACTRVVYKGPENTVITARSMDWRDEIPANIWILPKGTERNGEVGPLSHRWKSKYGSVVSTSWDIATCDGMNENGLVANLLWLGESQYPKFNPKGTQKGIAISLWAQYFLDNFGTVKEAVEHAQKESFVIVSDYIPGTERFTTVHLSISDASGDSAVFEYINGKLVIHHSPDYTVMTNSPVFDQQLALNNYWKGIPGTVMLPGTNRAADRFVRASYYINAIPQTADTRTAVASVFSVIRNCSVPYGISSETEPNISSTRWRSVSDQKNLTYYFETVFTPNTFWVNLKEFDLSPKGKTMKLDLSNFQTYNGKANTSFKESKPFKFLGLN from the coding sequence ATGAACAAATTTTACTTGAGTTTGCTATCCGCTGCTCTTTCCTTAGGAGTATGGACCCATTTGGAAGCCTGTACAAGAGTCGTTTACAAAGGTCCAGAAAACACTGTAATTACTGCACGTTCGATGGATTGGCGCGATGAAATTCCCGCAAACATCTGGATTCTTCCGAAAGGAACCGAAAGAAATGGTGAAGTAGGACCGCTTTCCCACAGATGGAAATCGAAATATGGAAGCGTAGTAAGCACCTCCTGGGATATTGCCACCTGCGACGGTATGAACGAAAATGGTCTTGTAGCCAATCTTCTATGGCTCGGAGAGTCACAATACCCGAAATTTAACCCAAAAGGCACACAAAAAGGAATAGCCATTTCATTATGGGCACAATATTTCCTTGATAATTTCGGTACGGTGAAAGAAGCTGTGGAACATGCACAGAAAGAAAGCTTCGTCATTGTAAGCGATTATATACCCGGAACAGAAAGATTCACCACTGTGCACCTTTCAATTTCAGATGCCTCCGGAGATAGTGCTGTTTTCGAATATATAAACGGAAAACTGGTCATCCACCATTCTCCTGATTACACGGTAATGACAAACTCTCCCGTTTTTGATCAACAGCTTGCACTAAACAATTACTGGAAAGGAATTCCCGGGACAGTAATGCTTCCAGGAACCAACCGCGCTGCAGACCGTTTCGTAAGAGCTTCCTATTATATCAATGCCATCCCGCAAACCGCAGACACAAGAACCGCTGTGGCAAGCGTCTTCAGTGTCATCCGAAACTGTTCTGTTCCTTATGGAATCTCCTCCGAAACAGAACCGAATATTTCTTCCACAAGATGGCGTTCTGTTTCCGACCAGAAAAATCTTACCTATTATTTCGAAACGGTTTTCACCCCAAATACGTTTTGGGTAAATCTCAAAGAATTCGATCTCAGCCCGAAAGGCAAAACCATGAAGCTGGACCTGAGTAATTTTCAGACATACAACGGAAAAGCCAACACCAGCTTTAAAGAATCAAAACCTTTTAAATTTTTAGGATTAAATTAA
- a CDS encoding helix-turn-helix domain-containing protein, with protein sequence MYIITDQLRENGFSVIRLDQIIKRNNNIRKFNTLEYFCIYIIMEDLQLIVENTSHNIPAGNIVFVGPQKKVEFLKAPGYEVFVITFSSTFFERSIKDSLVINSQLFFNYNSEIFIAPFTNIHEMRVVFIDRMESFRKKDKSLYLSAAHNAIERLMLDAFLHIPTEEVKKDIKFDYLYCVNKFKVVLQRDYKTAKKVSHYASELNVTPRKLTEMTEYVLGKSAKHIIIEKLITESKKMLSYSNHTISQIAYELGFSDEGNFTNFFKKHTKKNPSEMR encoded by the coding sequence ATGTATATTATTACAGATCAGTTAAGAGAAAATGGCTTTAGTGTTATTCGTTTGGATCAGATCATAAAGCGGAACAATAACATAAGAAAATTTAATACCCTGGAATACTTTTGCATCTATATTATTATGGAAGACCTCCAATTAATTGTGGAAAATACTTCCCATAATATCCCCGCCGGAAATATCGTATTTGTAGGGCCACAAAAAAAGGTAGAATTTTTAAAAGCACCGGGCTATGAAGTTTTCGTGATCACTTTTTCTTCCACTTTTTTTGAAAGGTCAATAAAAGACAGTTTAGTTATAAATTCTCAACTTTTTTTCAATTATAATTCCGAAATCTTCATTGCCCCTTTTACGAATATACATGAAATGCGGGTGGTCTTTATAGACAGAATGGAAAGTTTTCGCAAAAAAGATAAAAGCCTCTACCTTTCCGCTGCGCACAATGCAATTGAGAGATTAATGCTTGATGCCTTCCTACACATTCCTACGGAAGAAGTTAAAAAAGATATCAAATTTGATTATCTTTATTGTGTAAATAAATTTAAAGTGGTCTTACAGCGGGACTATAAGACCGCTAAAAAAGTTTCTCACTACGCTTCCGAGCTGAACGTTACTCCTAGAAAACTCACTGAAATGACCGAATATGTCCTGGGAAAAAGTGCCAAACATATTATCATTGAGAAACTTATAACGGAATCTAAAAAAATGCTCAGTTACAGCAACCACACCATCTCTCAGATCGCTTATGAGCTGGGATTCAGCGACGAAGGGAACTTTACAAATTTTTTTAAAAAACACACAAAAAAAAATCCTTCAGAAATGAGATAA
- a CDS encoding prevent-host-death protein: MNYTLELNTQESGSNLVFNTIKFDAFKVNIIERYTGKMNFNPKLCEVIFKLRTLDDEIIKRRDGNLRVKIKDDNFDTYQQLSKVLNSYDYKNKLINRKEADQNYIHFMLSMIISNYELN, from the coding sequence ATGAACTACACGCTTGAGCTCAACACACAGGAGTCTGGCTCTAATCTTGTTTTTAACACCATAAAATTCGATGCATTCAAGGTAAATATTATTGAAAGATATACCGGTAAAATGAATTTTAATCCAAAATTATGCGAGGTTATCTTCAAGTTAAGAACACTAGATGATGAAATTATTAAAAGAAGAGACGGAAATCTCAGAGTGAAAATTAAAGATGACAATTTTGATACTTACCAACAACTATCAAAAGTGTTAAATTCTTACGATTATAAAAATAAGCTGATTAACAGAAAAGAAGCGGATCAAAATTACATTCACTTCATGTTAAGCATGATTATTTCAAATTACGAACTTAATTAA
- a CDS encoding ABC transporter permease: MKDIFNILKREIRNISKDSSLFLILLIAPVLYAFMYGSIYLNKGEEKVKLALIDNDGTAVSRLLTDQLNATPMIEIIPASNISEAQEKMYHGEVEGYFYIQKDLEKYILSQKQANVNLVLNASRFLPSSDLLSTVTKVCLTVGAGVRKTYFNKQGMGEDESMKMTNPINMDYRPLYNSSMTYGSFLLPGLLAIILQQTLLIGVAAGFTSEREENKLSQLYQISGFNISKLIFGKAILYLCIFMIFGMFFTIVNFSVFGVTVRGSFLDLAFITAVFISSVIILGMLIGSFFRSKLFAFQVLVFSSYPIFLITGYSMPYQSLPSAIQVMSDLLPTSPFLKMYISIVQAGGSLVDNINSVIHLLILLLILLVLLILRIQYILKHDRNSRKREDF; this comes from the coding sequence GTGAAGGATATTTTTAACATATTGAAAAGAGAAATAAGGAATATCTCAAAAGATTCCAGCCTGTTTCTTATTTTGCTGATTGCTCCGGTTCTGTACGCTTTCATGTACGGCAGCATTTACCTGAACAAAGGCGAAGAGAAAGTAAAGCTTGCTCTGATTGATAATGACGGAACCGCTGTTTCAAGGCTGCTTACCGACCAGCTTAATGCTACTCCGATGATTGAAATTATTCCGGCTTCCAATATTTCCGAAGCTCAGGAAAAAATGTATCACGGTGAAGTGGAAGGTTACTTTTATATTCAGAAAGATCTGGAAAAATATATATTATCCCAAAAGCAGGCGAATGTAAATCTGGTGCTGAATGCATCCCGTTTTTTGCCTTCCAGTGATTTGCTCAGTACCGTGACTAAAGTCTGTCTTACGGTGGGCGCCGGCGTCCGTAAAACGTATTTCAACAAACAGGGGATGGGTGAGGACGAATCCATGAAAATGACCAATCCCATTAATATGGATTATCGGCCACTGTATAATTCGAGTATGACATACGGATCTTTTCTTTTACCCGGACTGCTTGCGATTATCCTGCAGCAGACTTTGCTGATAGGTGTTGCCGCAGGTTTTACATCGGAAAGGGAAGAAAATAAACTAAGTCAACTTTATCAGATTTCAGGGTTTAATATTTCAAAATTAATTTTCGGAAAAGCAATTTTGTATCTGTGTATCTTCATGATTTTCGGGATGTTTTTTACAATCGTTAATTTTTCGGTCTTCGGAGTTACGGTTAGAGGAAGTTTTTTGGATCTGGCTTTTATTACAGCGGTCTTTATCTCTTCCGTCATTATATTAGGAATGCTGATCGGAAGTTTTTTCAGAAGTAAGCTTTTTGCATTTCAGGTGCTGGTATTTTCTTCTTATCCGATATTTTTAATCACGGGATATTCTATGCCGTATCAGTCGCTGCCATCTGCTATCCAGGTAATGTCGGATCTTCTTCCCACTTCTCCTTTCTTGAAAATGTATATTTCAATTGTGCAGGCAGGAGGATCACTAGTGGATAATATTAATTCGGTAATACATCTTCTGATCTTGCTATTAATACTGCTTGTTCTTTTAATTTTGAGAATACAATATATTTTAAAACACGATCGAAATAGCAGGAAAAGAGAAGACTTTTAA
- a CDS encoding porin has translation MAFLTKKAMLPFFIIFSYLIAAQKPDSLYNKQEQEDIKYPQLQIKGLFQARYLVGMSKDVDVNGLHHSDHTGTDNNFMIKYMRVQMRAQISKRTEVVVLANLADFKNDPKSRVLENAYLKYTFNPKLAFTVGQFRPWFGLEETYPIDIIKSLDWSNQYTEFGKLGWTSFQIGLSATGQLNLGEIPFQYGVSVVNGNGKNQVNDNDNGKQYSTRLVFGLSEKYNLNFGLNGGIGEVFGKKIYAVGLDLSSVIKFDAKWSLDMQLEAKQATNHPLYFAADPEIRPQNPDEYLIRGAYFLPNVRYEINHRNLSAFELSCRYEYLDTNFRLNSNPRQTITPMFGLEFLKNYGARIQLGMQFDRYKYQMENTTQYNSNLFIIQVQSRF, from the coding sequence ATGGCTTTTCTAACCAAAAAGGCTATGCTTCCCTTCTTTATTATATTTTCCTACCTGATTGCTGCCCAGAAACCGGATTCTTTATACAACAAACAGGAACAGGAAGATATAAAATATCCCCAGCTTCAGATTAAAGGCCTTTTCCAGGCACGTTATCTGGTGGGAATGAGCAAAGATGTGGATGTCAACGGTCTTCATCATTCAGATCATACAGGCACTGATAATAATTTCATGATTAAATACATGAGGGTGCAAATGCGGGCTCAGATCAGCAAACGCACAGAAGTTGTTGTTCTGGCTAATCTTGCAGATTTTAAAAACGATCCTAAATCAAGGGTACTCGAAAATGCGTATTTAAAATATACCTTTAATCCCAAACTTGCTTTTACCGTAGGACAGTTTCGTCCCTGGTTCGGACTGGAAGAGACCTATCCTATCGATATCATCAAATCACTGGACTGGTCCAATCAATACACTGAATTCGGTAAACTGGGGTGGACAAGCTTTCAGATCGGTCTTTCTGCAACAGGACAGCTCAATCTGGGTGAAATTCCGTTTCAATATGGCGTTTCTGTTGTGAATGGTAATGGTAAAAATCAGGTGAATGATAACGATAATGGTAAACAATATTCAACACGGCTGGTTTTCGGATTATCTGAAAAATACAATCTGAATTTCGGATTAAACGGAGGAATTGGTGAAGTCTTCGGTAAAAAAATATATGCTGTAGGACTTGATCTGAGCTCTGTTATTAAGTTTGATGCTAAATGGAGCCTTGATATGCAGTTGGAAGCCAAGCAAGCTACCAATCATCCCCTTTATTTTGCTGCAGATCCTGAAATCAGACCCCAAAATCCCGATGAATATCTCATCCGTGGAGCCTATTTTCTTCCGAACGTTCGCTATGAAATTAACCATCGCAATCTGAGTGCTTTCGAGCTATCCTGCCGCTACGAATATTTAGATACCAATTTCAGACTCAATTCAAACCCGAGACAAACCATTACTCCGATGTTCGGCCTTGAATTCCTGAAGAATTACGGTGCAAGAATCCAGCTGGGAATGCAGTTTGACCGTTATAAATATCAGATGGAAAATACCACGCAGTACAATAGTAACCTCTTTATTATTCAGGTTCAGAGCAGATTCTAA
- a CDS encoding fimbrial biogenesis chaperone: MMNKTYEIHRIYFFIAVLLFSLNNAQTGVSVSPPRLYFESTAGNSNTQKITITNVSTKNTLDLAVSLGDWEYSEKGENLMYAANTLKNSCAGWISVKKEDNYFSLAPGERKDIDVTITVPTKPTDTLAAHTAVLFVSQMNPVDDVDNKGAKIKVSIRSGIKVFHKIPSAKTKKIEIQNLTFDKTKKQLNLFFENQGNIWTDGKVYADFVNIEDGKKTSIDPSIIFYTLPGNKREMDISLPADLPKGKYTASVMIDYGDNNLELGELNFIYD, encoded by the coding sequence ATGATGAACAAGACCTACGAAATACATCGCATTTACTTTTTTATAGCCGTTTTGCTTTTCTCTCTGAATAATGCACAAACAGGAGTTTCAGTATCCCCACCAAGATTATATTTCGAATCTACCGCAGGAAACAGTAATACCCAAAAGATTACCATTACCAACGTAAGTACAAAAAATACGCTGGATCTTGCAGTAAGCCTTGGAGATTGGGAATATAGCGAAAAAGGTGAAAATCTTATGTACGCTGCCAATACACTGAAAAATTCCTGTGCAGGATGGATCAGTGTTAAAAAAGAAGACAATTATTTTTCACTGGCTCCGGGAGAAAGAAAAGATATAGATGTCACCATTACCGTTCCTACTAAACCTACCGATACATTAGCAGCACATACGGCTGTTCTGTTTGTAAGCCAGATGAATCCTGTAGATGATGTGGATAATAAAGGGGCAAAAATTAAAGTAAGCATTCGCTCCGGTATCAAGGTCTTTCATAAAATTCCTTCAGCTAAGACTAAAAAAATCGAAATCCAGAATCTGACTTTTGACAAAACCAAAAAACAGCTTAATCTGTTTTTTGAAAATCAGGGAAATATCTGGACAGATGGCAAAGTGTACGCAGATTTTGTAAATATTGAAGACGGCAAGAAGACTTCTATAGATCCTTCTATCATATTTTATACCTTACCCGGCAATAAAAGAGAGATGGATATCTCACTTCCTGCAGATCTTCCGAAAGGAAAATATACAGCTTCCGTAATGATTGATTACGGAGATAATAACCTCGAACTAGGAGAGTTAAATTTTATCTATGATTAA
- a CDS encoding COG1470 family protein, with the protein MFLRQFRKTLFLFLIFSIPTLVFAQTGSGISMEIRDDSDMGRDRIISTIAEIKNDSQNSFKGKLNIIVPKGFRNISGNTSEIEIPAGGNIFLPLKILVSGNAGFGESKIEFTLTDLQDHIIKSQTIFHKIAENNSMAISTDTPIIYMSNVNDSIEVRARVSNLGNKKQDVTIVFKIPEADQGSFFVEQKGSISVQKDSVFVYRFRPSNNMVKIPQFSVNVVGFREPDKEIFGNSTVSIQNNSSMQRYRSLDDNTLSYTKNSITASLRYLGRETYLYQLIGSGGFNLPSGYVSIRGNIYKTNGPEDPVVNNTFITYKREQNEFTLGNITKIIEVSLYGRGAEYAFTSADKNRRLEFGFIDQSFSLIDRTAFLKLGYGFYVRGTLGASNGSRNISAAYIFKSDPFEKVKHNLLGTDFQYAFNKQWKMSGKLFSGMSFYESINITKPSGAIETQYSGIINKINLSGNYSFSSNYYPGNQRGIFQVQQNISSSIFKDNSIYANIMVSNFSPKFYFFDNNLETNSSRLETGFNFPKRKNFGLSISLQYQNENSNTYNSFLGLAQSRDLKEMSARRLVERISWSSPDRKHSSILGIETGLVNYPDSDNNQYQMRFTGTYAYKWLNFQYIYQYGSYYLSEFAFSKLLGINSNYEKSSASAFITHHMLKGKLHINSGLSYTDDTLYGKSPSGFVNVKYSKEQYGFYLNSSWFNYSLNNFTNNLFTIEAGVTINLRSNNLDPGKKSNIKAFVYYDRNNNNVYDDGDEKAAGYTIMINNISFKTDEDGNIEYRAIPYNKYSLRQVIQQGWYYDETDFDVNSHNHSLEIPLHQNGTVHGKVTYQYDAKIALEFDPKLAAIAFDIYKDDVLVRHTISDDNGEIISFIESGNYKIKLNENSLPSNTYCENTLQEFQVEPGKISELNPFVIKVKEKKIRVKKFDSK; encoded by the coding sequence ATGTTTTTAAGACAATTCAGGAAAACTTTATTTCTGTTTTTAATTTTCTCTATTCCAACACTGGTTTTCGCACAAACCGGCAGTGGAATTTCTATGGAAATCCGGGACGACTCCGATATGGGAAGGGACCGTATTATCAGTACCATTGCTGAAATTAAAAATGATTCCCAAAACTCTTTTAAGGGCAAACTGAATATTATCGTTCCTAAAGGCTTCAGGAATATCTCAGGAAATACTTCAGAAATTGAGATTCCTGCTGGAGGCAATATATTTCTGCCACTGAAAATACTGGTAAGCGGAAATGCCGGCTTCGGAGAAAGCAAGATAGAGTTTACTCTTACAGATCTACAGGATCATATCATAAAATCCCAGACGATTTTTCATAAGATCGCTGAAAATAACTCCATGGCAATCAGCACAGACACTCCTATTATCTACATGAGCAATGTAAATGATTCCATAGAAGTAAGAGCGAGGGTTTCCAATTTAGGAAATAAAAAACAGGACGTTACAATTGTATTTAAAATTCCGGAAGCAGACCAGGGAAGCTTTTTTGTAGAACAAAAAGGAAGCATATCGGTACAGAAAGATTCGGTTTTCGTTTACAGGTTCAGGCCTTCCAATAATATGGTGAAAATCCCGCAGTTCAGTGTAAATGTTGTTGGTTTCAGGGAACCTGATAAAGAAATATTCGGGAACAGTACGGTTTCTATTCAGAATAATTCATCCATGCAGCGCTATCGTTCTTTAGACGACAATACACTCAGCTATACCAAAAACAGCATTACCGCGAGTTTGCGTTATTTGGGAAGAGAAACATATTTATATCAGCTTATTGGTTCCGGAGGCTTTAACCTGCCTTCCGGATATGTTTCCATTAGAGGCAACATTTACAAAACCAACGGGCCGGAAGATCCTGTTGTCAATAATACTTTTATAACATACAAAAGAGAGCAAAATGAATTTACGCTTGGGAACATCACGAAAATTATCGAAGTTTCACTATACGGAAGGGGTGCAGAATATGCCTTTACTTCTGCGGATAAAAACAGAAGGCTTGAATTCGGTTTTATAGACCAGAGTTTCAGCTTAATCGACCGTACTGCCTTCCTGAAACTGGGATATGGCTTTTACGTACGGGGTACATTGGGAGCAAGCAATGGAAGCCGTAATATTTCAGCAGCCTATATTTTTAAAAGTGACCCGTTTGAAAAAGTAAAGCACAACCTTCTAGGAACTGATTTCCAGTATGCTTTTAATAAACAATGGAAAATGAGCGGTAAACTGTTCAGCGGAATGAGTTTCTATGAAAGTATCAATATTACCAAACCTTCCGGTGCAATAGAAACGCAGTATTCCGGAATTATCAATAAAATCAACCTAAGCGGTAATTACTCTTTCAGCTCAAACTATTACCCTGGAAACCAGCGAGGGATATTCCAGGTTCAGCAGAATATTTCAAGCAGCATATTTAAGGATAACTCCATTTATGCCAATATCATGGTCTCCAATTTTTCTCCAAAATTTTATTTCTTTGATAATAATCTGGAAACCAATAGCAGCAGACTGGAAACAGGATTTAATTTCCCTAAAAGAAAAAATTTCGGGTTGAGCATCAGTCTCCAATATCAGAATGAAAATTCCAATACTTACAATTCTTTTTTAGGCCTTGCCCAAAGCAGGGATCTTAAGGAAATGAGCGCCAGAAGACTGGTGGAGCGCATAAGCTGGTCCAGCCCCGACAGAAAGCACTCATCCATACTGGGTATTGAAACCGGATTGGTTAATTACCCGGACAGCGACAACAATCAATACCAGATGCGGTTTACGGGAACTTATGCTTACAAATGGCTTAATTTCCAATATATTTACCAATACGGCAGCTATTACCTTTCCGAATTTGCATTTTCAAAATTATTAGGCATTAACAGCAATTATGAAAAATCTTCGGCTTCTGCATTTATCACCCATCATATGCTTAAAGGAAAGCTGCATATCAACTCCGGACTATCTTATACCGACGATACGCTATACGGTAAATCACCTTCCGGATTTGTCAATGTGAAATACTCAAAAGAGCAATACGGGTTTTATCTGAATTCGTCGTGGTTTAATTATTCTCTCAACAATTTCACCAACAATCTTTTTACAATAGAAGCCGGCGTTACGATTAATTTAAGAAGCAATAACCTTGATCCCGGCAAGAAAAGCAATATTAAAGCTTTTGTGTACTATGACCGAAATAATAATAATGTTTATGATGATGGAGACGAAAAAGCAGCCGGATACACTATTATGATTAACAATATTTCATTCAAAACCGATGAAGACGGAAATATTGAGTACCGTGCCATTCCCTACAACAAGTATAGCTTAAGGCAGGTGATTCAACAGGGATGGTATTATGATGAAACAGATTTTGATGTAAATAGCCACAACCATTCTTTGGAAATCCCTTTGCATCAGAACGGAACAGTTCACGGAAAAGTAACTTATCAGTACGACGCTAAAATCGCTCTTGAATTTGATCCTAAATTGGCTGCCATTGCTTTCGACATCTATAAAGATGATGTCCTTGTAAGGCACACCATTTCTGATGATAATGGTGAGATTATATCATTTATAGAATCCGGCAATTACAAGATAAAACTAAATGAAAACTCACTGCCGTCTAATACATATTGTGAAAATACACTTCAGGAATTTCAGGTTGAGCCTGGAAAGATAAGCGAACTCAATCCTTTTGTCATCAAAGTAAAAGAAAAGAAAATCCGGGTGAAAAAATTTGACAGCAAATAG